GATCATTGCCAAGGAGGATGGCCACCATGCCCATGTTCGTCGACACCTCGCCGCCCGGCCAATGCATCTTCTGCCGGTTGATTGCGGGCGAAATCCCTGCGGCGCGCGTGTTTGAGGACGCGCAGACCATCGCCTTCATGGACCTGGGCCAGGTCACACCCGGCCATGTGCTGGTGGCCAGCAAACGCCACGCGCCCACGCTGTACGAGCTGTCGCCCGAAGAGGCCGGTGCCGTGATGGCCACGGCCCAGCGCGTGGCCGTGGCCGTTCGCGCGGCGTTCGACCCGCCTGGGCTGACGCTGCTGCAAGCCAACGGCGCGCTGGGCGGGCAGACCGTGGGCCACTTTCACCTGCACGTGGTGCCGCGCTATGAAGGCGACGGCATCAGCTTCACCTGGCCGCGCCAGGAGCCAGGGCCGGACGTGCTGAACGCCTATGCCGAGCGGATGCGGCAAGCCTGGGGCCAAACGCCAGGGTGAAGCGCAAGACCGAAGCGCAATCCGCCGCGCCGATAGGCTAGGCGCCCCAATATGCTTCTAAAGTGATAGCTGCCAGCGCTGGTGGCGCGGGCGCCAGAGGCTGATTTGATTGGCAAATGCCAAGCCCCGCGCCGCGTGCCAGCCATGCAGCGCAGCCACCGGCGCTGCCGCCTGCGCGCTGCCTCCATCCACTGCCTCAGCCCGCCGTGGTGTCCTTCAACACCCCGCGGCGCATCTGATCGAGCTCCATCGTCTCGAACAAGGCCTTGAAGTTGCCTTCGCCAAAGCCTTCGTTGCCTTTGCGCTGGATGAACTCAAAGAAGATCGGGCCCAGCTGGTTCTCGCTGAAGATCTGCAGCAGCAGCTCGTTCTCGGCGCCGTCCACCAGGATGTTGCGCGACTGCAGCTCGCCAATCGGCTCTTTCAGCGCGGGAATGCGCTTGGGCAGCAGCTCGTAGTAGGTCTCGCTGGTGTTCAGCAGCTTCACGCCCGCCATCTGCAGCGCGTCCACCGTGTCGTACAGGTTGGTGCTGGCCAGTGCGATGTGCTGCACGCCTTCGCCTTGGTAGCGGTCCAGGTATTCCTGGATCTGGCCCTTCTGGTCGTTGCCTTCCTCGTTGATCGGAATGCGGATCTTGCCGCACGGGCTGGTCATGGCCTTGCTTTTCACGCCCGTGGCCTGGCCTTCGATGTCGAAGTAGCGCACCTCGCGGAAGTTGAACAGGCGCTCATAAAAGCCCGCCCATTCGGCCATGCGGCCCTTGTGCACGTTGTGCGTCAGGTGGTCGATCACCGTCATGCCGAAGCCTTCGGGGTTCACGGCGGCGGCGCCGGTGATGCCGGGCAGCGGCTCGAAGTCCACGTCGTAGAAGCCGATGTTGCCGATGTCGCCCGGCTGCGCGCCATTCTTGCCGCGCCAGCGGTCGATCAAGTAGATGATCGAGTCGCCAATGCCCTTGATGGCCGGAATGTTCAGCTCGCCCGGGCCGGCCTGGCCCGCGTAGCCCCACGCGCCCAGCGACAGGGCGCGCTCATGCGCGGCCTTGGCGTCCTGCACGCGAAACGCGATGGCGCAGATGCTGGGCCCGTGCAGGCGCGCAAAGCGCTGGGCAAAGCTGTCGGGCTCGGCGTTGATGATGAAGTTGATCTCGCCCTGGCGGTACAGCGTCACGTCTTTGTGGCGGTGCTTGGCCACGGCGGTGAAGCCCATGCGCTGGAACAGCTCGCCCATGGCCTTCGGGTCGGGTGCGGCGTATTCGATGAACTCAAAGCCGTCCGTGCCCATGGGGTTGTCCCAGGTGGTGCCCGCCTGGGCGGTGGCGGTGCTGGCGTTCGGGTCGGTGGTCATGGGGTGTCTCCTGTCGGTGCGCAGATGGATCGGGTCAAGTGCCTGACTCTAGGGTGCGCCCGGCCGCGCTTTTTGGCGTTGCGAGGGCTGTCTATGGCGGTTGGCGCAGAAAACGTGAGTCAAATCGGGGCTGCCCGCGCAAATCCTGCGTGAGTGGCTGTGCGATGGCGAAAACCCGCTTGGCTAGACCGATCGGCGCCGTAAAATTGCGCCATGGAAGACGCCGGCGCACTCGACCGCATCGACCGCGCCATCCTGCGCCGGTTGCAGGACGACGGCCGCGCCACCTGCGAGGCCTTGGGCGAGCAGATCGGCCTGTCGGCCAGCGCGGTGCTGCGGCGCATCAAAAAGCTGGAAGATGCGGGCGTGATCGACCGCTATGTGGCGCTGGTCAAGCCCGAAAGCCTTGGTCTGGGGCTGATCGCCTACGTGAACGTGCGCCTGGAAAAGCGCGCCGAAGGCAACAAGCGCAACCCGATGGACGAGTTTCGCGCCAGCGTGCAGGCCTGGCCCGAGGTGGTGGAATGCACGGCGCTGACAGGCGAGATGGATTTCTTGCTGCGCCTGGTGCTTCACGACATGAGCGCGTACTCACGCTTCATGATGGACACCCTGCTGCGCCACCCCGCCGTGCAGGATTGCAAGACCAGCTTCGTGATGGACCGCGTCAAGGCGACCACGGCGATGCCGATTTTGGGGTAAAAAGCGGGTCTGGCGCAGGTGGGTAGAGCGCTGGCAGCTATTAAATAGATAGTAATTCGGCGTTCGCGCTATGACCCTGCTGGCAACGCCGGGATCCGCCGGCGCGACATAAGTCCGATATTCTTTGCTGCACTGCACCAATTGTTCGCGATTGGACTTTTGACTCTAGGATCTGAGCCCAAAAATAGAGCTATGGAAAACCGCACGACCCCACGTCCGTCGGACAGCGGGCAAGTCAGCCCACTGCCTGCGCCCGCTGCCGCCGCCCGGCATTCGGCGATCGTCCCCATCCGGGAGATCGGCGAGCGCTACCGTGAGCAGATCGCGCGGCATTTGCTCGACCTGAACGAGCACGACCGCTATTTGCGCTTCGGCTACTCGGCGAACGACCGGCAGATCCAGAACTACGTCGACAAGCTGGATTTCAAGCGCGACCAGGTGTTTGGCATCTTCAACCGCAAGCTCGAGCTGATCGCCATGGCCCACGTGGCCTACCCCACCGACCTGGGCGTGGCCGCCTTTGCCGAGTTTGGCGTGTCGGTGTCGCACCATGCGCGCGGGCGCGGCTATGGATCGCGCCTGTTTGACCGCGCCGCCATCCACGCCGTGAACGACGACGTGAAGACGCTGTACATCCATGCCTTGTCGGAGAACAAGGCCATGCTGAAGATCGCCCGCAACGCCGGGGCGGTGGTCGAGCGCTCGGGCAGCGAAAGCGAAGCGCACCTTCAACTGCCCGAGGCGACCTTCAAGTCGCGCGTGAGCCAGCTGGTGGCCGGCCAGGTCGGGCAGGTCGACTACTGGCTCAAGAGCGAAGGCCGCCACCTGCGCAGCCTGGTCGCCACCGCGCGCGAAGTGCGCGAAGCCGTGCGCGACAACCCGCACCGGCCCGGCAGCTGAGCCCGCCGATGCGCCGGATGCGCTGCGCCCGCGTGCCCGTCCAGGTGGGGCGCACTGAAGGCATTTGCCGCGTTTGCTATCAGGCGCGCAGGGCAAAAACATCGGCATCCGGCCCGCTGCCGCACGGGCTGTCGCACAGTTCCGCTATCCTTGTCGCCTTGACCACTACCGCAGTTCTGCACCCCCACCGTGGCTGACCCCCACCCTGCGCGCGCTTCAGAGCGCGCCGCCGAGCGCGAAGATAAGCGCACCCTGTTTCAAAAACTGGTCGAATTCATCAAGCCGGGCCCCGACTCGACCGATGAGCTGATCGAAACCCTGGCCGAGGCCGAGGACAAAGAGCTCATCGACGCCGAGAGCCGGATCATGCTGGAGGGCGTGCTGCGCCTGGCCGACATGAGCGCCGGCGATGCGATGGTGGCGGCCCCGCGCATGGACCTGCTGGACATCGACTCGCCTTACGACGAGCTCCTGCACCACGTCATCAACACCGCGCATTCGCGCTTTCCGGTGTACCAGGGCGAGCGCGAGAACATCATTGGCATCTTGATGGCCAAAGATTTGCTGAAGCTGCAGCGCGCGCCGGAACTGAACGTGCGCACGCTGGTGCGCCCGGCGTATTTCGTGCCGGAAAGCAAGGGCCTGAACGAGCTGCTGCGCGCCTTCCGCGTCAACCGCAACCATTTGGCCATCGTGGTGGATGAGTTCGGCCGCACGGCCGGCCTGATCACCATCGAGGACGTGCTTGAGCAGATCGTTGGCGAGATCGAGGACGAGTTCGACATCGAAGGTGACGACGGCGACATCTTCGCGCTGGCCGACGACACCTGGCGCGTGGCCGGCGACACGCCGATCGAGCGCGTTGAAGAGCAGTTTGGCGTTGAGCTGGACCCCGAGCCGGACGGCGACCTGGAGGTGGATTTCGACACCATCGGCGGCCTGATCGCCCACCGCATGGGCCACGTGCCCAAGCGCGGCGAGCGGCACCATGTCGGCGGGCTGGAGTTTCTCACGCTGCACACCAAGGGCGGCGCGGTGCGCTGGTTCAAGGTCTCGCGCCTGCCGCTGGACGCGCAGAGCTGATCGCGCCTTCCGCCATGCAGGCCCTCGCTCGCCGCGTGGCTTTGCCCGCCGCCGCCTTGCTGGCCGGCTGGGTGCAGTCCCTGGCCATTGCCGACCCATTCACCGGGGGCGCGCACGGCTGGTTGCAGGTGCTCAGCCTGGCCGCGCTCGTGTGGCTGGTGCTGCGCACCGCGTCGCCTACCGACGCCCACGACGCGATGGGCAAATCCGCGCGCCGCGCAGTCTGGCGTGCGGCGCTGCTGGGTTGGTTGTTCGGCTTGGGCTGGCTGACGGGCACCTTCTGGTGGCTGTTCATCTCCATGCACGTCTATGGCGGCCTGAATGCGGTGCTGACCCTGGCCGCCGTGCTGGCGCTGGCGGGCTTTCTGTCGATCTACTACGCGGCAGCGAGCGCCGCTTTTGCCGCATTCGCGTTGCGTGACGGCGCGCGGCAGCGGCCCTTTGCCCTGGCCTTGCTGTTCGCGGCCCTGTGGACTTTGGCCGAGCTGGCGCGCGGCAGCTGGTTCACCGGCTTTCCATGGGGCGCGGGCGGCTACGCGCACGTGGACGGCGTTCTGGCCTTCTTGCCGCGCTATGTGGGCGTCTATGGGCTGGGGTTGGTGGCTGCGGCCGTGGCCGCGCTGCTGGCCCTGGCCAACCATATTCCGTGGCGCAGCGCGCGCACCTGGGTTGGTGTGACGGTGGCGCTGCTGGTGAGCGCAGGTCTTTGGGCAGGGCGTGTGACGGCAATCGACGCCGACGCAGGGGCAGATCGTCCGGCTTCCCTGGTCATGGATGTGGCGCTGATGCAGGGCAACATCCCGCAGGACGAAAAATTCGTGCCAGGGCGCGGCATCGTCGATTCGCTGCGCTGGTACGGCGAGCAGCTGCAGGACAACACCGCCACCTTGATCGTCGGCCCTGAGACAGCGGTGCCACTGCTGCCACGTCAGTTGCCCGACGGGTATTGGGACGCGCTGGTGCAGCGCTACCAGCGGCCCGGTCAGGCGGCGTTGTTAGGCATCCCGCTGGGCGACCTGGAGACGGGCTACACCAATTCCGTCATCGGACTGGCGCCGGGGCAGGGCGCGCCGTACCGCTACGACAAGCACCATCTCGTGCCTTTTGGCGAATTCATCCCGCCGTTCTTTCGCTGGTTCACCGAGATGATGAACATCCCGCTGGGCGACTTTGCCCGCGGCGCCGTCGGTCAGCCTTCGTTCGCATGGCAAGGCCAGCGCCTGGCGCCGAACATCTGCTACGAAGATTTGTTTGGCGAAGAACTGGCGGCGCGCTTTGTCGATCCGGCCACGGCGCCGACTGCCTTCGTCAACGTCAGCAACATTGGCTGGTTCGGCGATTCGGTGGCCATTGACCAGCATTTGCTGATCAGCCGCATGCGCGCGCTGGAGTTCGAGCGGCCCATGCTGCGGGCGACCAATACCGGTGCGACGGCTATCATCGACCACAAAGGACAGGTCACGCGCTTGCTTCCCCGTTTGACGAGAGGGGTACTTCGGGGGGAAGTCCTAGGGCGCACCCATGTCACTCCGTTTGCTCACTGGGCCAGCTATGCTGGACTCTGGCCACTTTGGGCCATTTGCGGCCTGATCGTTTGCGCCATTTCGCTGCGCTTCCTTTGTTTTCCGGGGAAAAGCTAGAACGAGAATAACTGCAATGAATTACTACGAAGGTCTGAACGAGAAGCTTTACAAGGCGTTGCCAAACGCGAGGAGAGTCCTTGAGATTGGCTGCGCTGGTGGGAGATTGGGTGCCGCGTACAAGCAGGCCAATCCGAAAGCGTATTGGTGCGGCGTGGAAATGGTGCCAGAGATAGCCGAGCGTGCGGCACAGATGCTCGACAAGGTGATCTGCGGGGACGTTAATTCCATCAAGGCAGAGGATTTTGATGAGCCGTTCGATCTCGTGGTTTGCGGAGATGTCCTGGAGCATCTGATAGATCCAGAATTCACCCTTCGCAATCTGCGAAAACTGGTGTCGACCGGGGCGCGATTGGTTACGTGTGTCCCCAATATGGGACACATTTCGGTCATCGAGAAGCTGATATGTGGTGATCTTACGTATGAGCCCTCCGGCTTGCTCGACAAGACCCATCTCAGATTTTTTACGCCCAGTTCGATTCAAAAGGTATTGCTCGACGCTGGGTGGCTGCCGTCGATTGTTGACACCTACATGGCCGGTGTTTCGTATCTTCCAGTGGCGCAGGCCATTGGCGATGCCGCGACAAAAATGGGTGTTCCGGGCCCCATAGCGACCAGGAATTTGCAGATCTATCAGATGATAGTGTCTTGCAAACCTGCGCTTGTGCGTCCTGAGCTGTCAGATTCGGTGTCAGCCAACGAAGGCCCAAAGGTTTCCGTGGTTGTCCCAGCGACCAACCCCTGGCAGTTTGGTGCGAACATCAAACAGTCGCCCGGCATACTGGAGATGAAGAGTCCGATTGTCGTCGTTGAAGGCGCGACTTCTGCGGCCGATGGACTCAATAAAGGGCTCGCCAAGTCAAACACGGAGTGGATTCTTTACTGCCACCAAGACGTCTACCTTCCGAAGGGCAGCGGAGAGCTACTATTACATGAGTTAAGTAAGATTGACCCGTCTATCACACCGGTGGTGGGGTTCATGGGCATCGGTTCGGGCGATACCGGTCAAAAATCCGGGTTGTGCGTCGATCGGATGGATTTGCTGGATTTCCCTGCCTCATCGGACGCTTCTTCTCTAGATGAGTTTGCCATTCTGATCCATAGAGACAGTCCCTTGAAATTGGATTCAAGCTTGGGTTGGCATCTTTGGGCGACCGACTTGTGCCAGCAGGCGCGTTCGCATAAACCTGCGCCCATTCACATTCCTATTCTTAGAATCCCGCTGTTCCATAATTCTTACAACGATGGTCAGCTTTCTAGCGCTTACCATGAAAGCGCAAAGAAGATGGCGGCCAAGTACCCCGAAAATCTGCCGATCACAACGCTTTGCAGCACCATCCGATGACCGCCCCTGGCCGCTGGTTTACGCGGCCCTGCGGCCTTTGACCGTGGGCCAACCAATCAACATCGGCACTTTTTCTTGAATATGGCTGAATCCTTTTCCTACGAACAATTGATCGCCTCCGGCGAGGGCCGGCTTTTTGGGCCCGACAGCGGGCGCCTGCCGCTGCCCCCCATGCTGATGTTCGATCGCATCACCCACATTGACACGGCTGGCGGCGCGCATGGCCTGGGCCGGATCGTGGCCGAACTGGACGTTCGGCCCGACCTGTGGTTCTTTGAGTGCCATTTCCAGGGCGACCCCGTCATGCCCGGCTGCCTGGGGCTGGACGCCATGTGGCAGCTGATCGGCTTTTACCTGACTTGGCTGCGCCTGCCTGGCCGCGGTCGTGCCCTGGGTGCGGGTGAGGTCAAGTTCACCGGCGAGGTGGGCCCCGACGTCAAACGCGTGACATACGAAATTGATATCAAGCGCGTGATCAAGCGCAAGCTGACCATGGCCATCGGCGATGCGCGCCTGTTGGCCGACGGCAAGGAAATCTACGTGGCCAACGACCTGCGCGTGGGCCTGTTTCTGCGTGAACCCAACGCGGCGGTACCCGTCGCCTCACAGGAGAGTGCTTCGTCATGAAACGTCGCGTCGTCGTCACTGGCGCGGGCATCGTCTCGTGTATTGGCAACGACCTGGCCACGGTCGAAGCCGCCTTGCGCGCTGGCCGTTCCGGCATCAGCGCCGCGCCCGATTTCGCTGAAAAAGGCCTTCGCAGCCAGGTCGCGGGTATTCCGCAGATCGACCTGGAAGCGCGGCTGGACCGCAAGCAGCTGCGCTTCATGGGCGACGCGGCGGCCTACGCCCACATCGCGCTGGAAGACGCGATTGCCCAGGCCGGCCTTTCGCCCGAGCAGGTGTCCAGCCCGCGCACGGGCTTGATCATGGGCTCGGGCGGTGGATCGCCCGCCAACCAGATCGAGGCGGCCGACACGCTGCGCAGCAAGGGCATTCGCCGCGTGGGGCCCTACCAGGTCACGCGCTGCATGAGCAGCACGGTTTCGGCTTGCCTTTCGACGCACTTTCACATCAAGGGCATCAACTACTCCATCACCTCGGCGTGCAGCACCTCGGCGCACTGCATCGGGTCGGCCGCGCAGCAGATCGCGTGGGGCATGCAGGACGTGATGTTCGCCGGCGGCGGCGAAGAGGTCAGCTGGGGCATGGCGCTGCTGTTTGACGGCATGGGGGCGATGTCCAGCAAGCGCAACGATCAGCCCACCAAGGCGTCGCGGGCTTACGATGCCGACCGCGATGGCTTCGTCATTGCGGGTGGCGGTGGTGCGGTGGTGCTCGAATCGCTGGAGCACGCGCAGGCGCGCGGCGCCACCATCCTGGGCGAAGTCGTCGGCTTTGGCGCCACCAGCGACGGCGCGGACATGGTCGCTCCGTCGGGCGAAGGCGCGGTCGCCTGCATGCGCCAGGCGATGGACGGGCTCGACGGCCCCATCGACTACATCAACACCCACGGCACCTCCACCCCGGTGGGCGACGTGCCTGAGTTGAATGCGCTGCGCACCGTGTTTGGCGAGGGTCAGGTGCCGCCGTTCTCGTCCACCAAGTCGCTGACAGGGCATTCGCTGGGCGCCACGGGGGTGCAAGAGGCCATCTACTGCCTGCTGATGCTGCAAAAGGGCTTCATCGCCGGCTCGGCCAACGTGGAGGTGCCCGACGCCGCTGTCGGCGATCTGCCCCTGGTCACCGCCACGCGCGACGCGCCCTTGCGGCAGGTGCTGTCCAACAGCTTCGGCTTTGGTGGCACGAACGCCTGCTTGGTATTGCGCCGTTGGGATGGGGCGTGATGCGGGTGTCCGATGGGTGTGGAGCCGTTCTATGCGCGGCATGCGCACTGGGTAATTAAGTGGGTTTAAGTGAGTGGCTGCACTCGTGGTAATCCCCGTCTGGCGGCCTTCCAGGTCATTCCTATAATGCCTTTGCGTGACGCACGCGCGTCCGCGTTGAAGCACGTTTAACCAGTGGAGGGTAAGAACATGACATCGTCATCATTTTCTAGGCTTGCGTGGAGCAGCAAAGCGGGTCGCGGCGCCGCAGTCGCCGCTTTCGTTCTGATGTCGGCATCGGCTGCGATGGCGCAGGCGGTGACGCTTTCGTGCCCCACGCCTACCAGCACGGGCGTGACGGCCAACCTGTCGACCGCCGGTGGGCTCTGGGAAACGCAACAACCCGGTAGCGCCACGTGGACCACAGCGGCCGC
This genomic interval from Ottowia oryzae contains the following:
- a CDS encoding HIT family protein, giving the protein MPMFVDTSPPGQCIFCRLIAGEIPAARVFEDAQTIAFMDLGQVTPGHVLVASKRHAPTLYELSPEEAGAVMATAQRVAVAVRAAFDPPGLTLLQANGALGGQTVGHFHLHVVPRYEGDGISFTWPRQEPGPDVLNAYAERMRQAWGQTPG
- the hppD gene encoding 4-hydroxyphenylpyruvate dioxygenase; its protein translation is MTTDPNASTATAQAGTTWDNPMGTDGFEFIEYAAPDPKAMGELFQRMGFTAVAKHRHKDVTLYRQGEINFIINAEPDSFAQRFARLHGPSICAIAFRVQDAKAAHERALSLGAWGYAGQAGPGELNIPAIKGIGDSIIYLIDRWRGKNGAQPGDIGNIGFYDVDFEPLPGITGAAAVNPEGFGMTVIDHLTHNVHKGRMAEWAGFYERLFNFREVRYFDIEGQATGVKSKAMTSPCGKIRIPINEEGNDQKGQIQEYLDRYQGEGVQHIALASTNLYDTVDALQMAGVKLLNTSETYYELLPKRIPALKEPIGELQSRNILVDGAENELLLQIFSENQLGPIFFEFIQRKGNEGFGEGNFKALFETMELDQMRRGVLKDTTAG
- a CDS encoding Lrp/AsnC family transcriptional regulator — protein: MEDAGALDRIDRAILRRLQDDGRATCEALGEQIGLSASAVLRRIKKLEDAGVIDRYVALVKPESLGLGLIAYVNVRLEKRAEGNKRNPMDEFRASVQAWPEVVECTALTGEMDFLLRLVLHDMSAYSRFMMDTLLRHPAVQDCKTSFVMDRVKATTAMPILG
- a CDS encoding GNAT family N-acetyltransferase: MENRTTPRPSDSGQVSPLPAPAAAARHSAIVPIREIGERYREQIARHLLDLNEHDRYLRFGYSANDRQIQNYVDKLDFKRDQVFGIFNRKLELIAMAHVAYPTDLGVAAFAEFGVSVSHHARGRGYGSRLFDRAAIHAVNDDVKTLYIHALSENKAMLKIARNAGAVVERSGSESEAHLQLPEATFKSRVSQLVAGQVGQVDYWLKSEGRHLRSLVATAREVREAVRDNPHRPGS
- a CDS encoding HlyC/CorC family transporter — its product is MADPHPARASERAAEREDKRTLFQKLVEFIKPGPDSTDELIETLAEAEDKELIDAESRIMLEGVLRLADMSAGDAMVAAPRMDLLDIDSPYDELLHHVINTAHSRFPVYQGERENIIGILMAKDLLKLQRAPELNVRTLVRPAYFVPESKGLNELLRAFRVNRNHLAIVVDEFGRTAGLITIEDVLEQIVGEIEDEFDIEGDDGDIFALADDTWRVAGDTPIERVEEQFGVELDPEPDGDLEVDFDTIGGLIAHRMGHVPKRGERHHVGGLEFLTLHTKGGAVRWFKVSRLPLDAQS
- the lnt gene encoding apolipoprotein N-acyltransferase → MQALARRVALPAAALLAGWVQSLAIADPFTGGAHGWLQVLSLAALVWLVLRTASPTDAHDAMGKSARRAVWRAALLGWLFGLGWLTGTFWWLFISMHVYGGLNAVLTLAAVLALAGFLSIYYAAASAAFAAFALRDGARQRPFALALLFAALWTLAELARGSWFTGFPWGAGGYAHVDGVLAFLPRYVGVYGLGLVAAAVAALLALANHIPWRSARTWVGVTVALLVSAGLWAGRVTAIDADAGADRPASLVMDVALMQGNIPQDEKFVPGRGIVDSLRWYGEQLQDNTATLIVGPETAVPLLPRQLPDGYWDALVQRYQRPGQAALLGIPLGDLETGYTNSVIGLAPGQGAPYRYDKHHLVPFGEFIPPFFRWFTEMMNIPLGDFARGAVGQPSFAWQGQRLAPNICYEDLFGEELAARFVDPATAPTAFVNVSNIGWFGDSVAIDQHLLISRMRALEFERPMLRATNTGATAIIDHKGQVTRLLPRLTRGVLRGEVLGRTHVTPFAHWASYAGLWPLWAICGLIVCAISLRFLCFPGKS
- a CDS encoding class I SAM-dependent methyltransferase; this encodes MNYYEGLNEKLYKALPNARRVLEIGCAGGRLGAAYKQANPKAYWCGVEMVPEIAERAAQMLDKVICGDVNSIKAEDFDEPFDLVVCGDVLEHLIDPEFTLRNLRKLVSTGARLVTCVPNMGHISVIEKLICGDLTYEPSGLLDKTHLRFFTPSSIQKVLLDAGWLPSIVDTYMAGVSYLPVAQAIGDAATKMGVPGPIATRNLQIYQMIVSCKPALVRPELSDSVSANEGPKVSVVVPATNPWQFGANIKQSPGILEMKSPIVVVEGATSAADGLNKGLAKSNTEWILYCHQDVYLPKGSGELLLHELSKIDPSITPVVGFMGIGSGDTGQKSGLCVDRMDLLDFPASSDASSLDEFAILIHRDSPLKLDSSLGWHLWATDLCQQARSHKPAPIHIPILRIPLFHNSYNDGQLSSAYHESAKKMAAKYPENLPITTLCSTIR
- the fabA gene encoding 3-hydroxyacyl-[acyl-carrier-protein] dehydratase FabA, which translates into the protein MAESFSYEQLIASGEGRLFGPDSGRLPLPPMLMFDRITHIDTAGGAHGLGRIVAELDVRPDLWFFECHFQGDPVMPGCLGLDAMWQLIGFYLTWLRLPGRGRALGAGEVKFTGEVGPDVKRVTYEIDIKRVIKRKLTMAIGDARLLADGKEIYVANDLRVGLFLREPNAAVPVASQESASS
- the fabB gene encoding beta-ketoacyl-ACP synthase I; amino-acid sequence: MKRRVVVTGAGIVSCIGNDLATVEAALRAGRSGISAAPDFAEKGLRSQVAGIPQIDLEARLDRKQLRFMGDAAAYAHIALEDAIAQAGLSPEQVSSPRTGLIMGSGGGSPANQIEAADTLRSKGIRRVGPYQVTRCMSSTVSACLSTHFHIKGINYSITSACSTSAHCIGSAAQQIAWGMQDVMFAGGGEEVSWGMALLFDGMGAMSSKRNDQPTKASRAYDADRDGFVIAGGGGAVVLESLEHAQARGATILGEVVGFGATSDGADMVAPSGEGAVACMRQAMDGLDGPIDYINTHGTSTPVGDVPELNALRTVFGEGQVPPFSSTKSLTGHSLGATGVQEAIYCLLMLQKGFIAGSANVEVPDAAVGDLPLVTATRDAPLRQVLSNSFGFGGTNACLVLRRWDGA